The genomic window TGAGCGACGTGCTAGAAATGGACGGTTACACAAGAACAGGGAATTTGAAATCGCTATGAGGGATTCGAGGTGCACGCTTGTTTGGTCTCTCGCGAACACGATCTGTTCTCGGCTCTCGATTTACAGATTGAGGAGAGCGAGATGGCGAGAACGGAGCGTGGACGCGTCAAGGTGAGGCTTTCTGGCGGCCGGCCCCTCCCCCCGGCCAAAGCCAGCGAATAGCAATACCGCAACCGTCCAGACCGCCGACAGAAACTCGGCCTTGTGTTGCACCTGCAAACCGGCCCCCGCACATTCTTCGTCAGCTTCCGGCTGCGACCACCGGCACGAGCAAGTGCGAGTCGCAGCGGCCGCCAGTATGGATCACATGGCGGCCAGCATTGATAGTCTTTGGATGGCGCGCCAGCACCATCCAGCGCGCATATTTATAGATGTCGCTGCCCTGCACAACCACGCGCAGTCTCTCGCCGGCCTTGAAACGGGTTCCGGACGGCCAGATCTCGATCTCGACCGGCGTCGGAACACCACTCTTCAGTTTCATCTGTCGCCGGTGCAGCAGCCACGGCTGATGCGGGGTCGAGCGCTCCTCATCAAGCTCCCGGTGCGACGCGCGCAGCCAGCCGAGCGCTACGGGCCCGTCCTCCAGCGCGCTGAAGGCGGCAAAGGGCACGTATTTGCCATGACGATCGAACTTCTGGACAGCAATGAAGATATCCATGTCGTCGGCGCCGACCGCCTCGACCCAGAGCTTGAGTTTCATGTGCCCAGTCAGCTCGGTCGTCTTCCGGAAGACATAATCGAACTGGGCCCGTTCGTCGCGGTACGCCGCAGGGCAGCGCGACTCGTCTCCCGGTGCGTCATACGAGACCGAGGACCTGGCCTTTAGCGGGGACGCGCGAAGCGCGCCGCTGCGTGCGTCAAGAAAGAGCTTTCTGTATTCGGTGCGAGCGAGCGGCCATTCATTCTCGTTCCTGACCTTCCCGACGTAGTAGCGATCGCGCACTTCGAGCCGCACCTTAGGCCAGCGCGGCACCTCGTTGCCGATTCCCTTCAGGAAGTGGTCAAAGAATATCCTTTGCTTCTCCACATTGTCCGGCTGGTGATAATTCTCCCATTTCTTGCGGCCGTGGATGACGAGCCACTTGTC from Pseudorhodoplanes sp. includes these protein-coding regions:
- a CDS encoding CocE/NonD family hydrolase; translated protein: MSYERIFKKGAPPESHQYPGLGYRVVREHGMIFERDVAVQMRDGVKIYVDVTRPESKEKVPALIAWSAYGKHRPFQYGYFYKEGGVKREWYSPYTNFEAPDPLYWVPRGYAIINVDPRGTWHSEGEATYWGHEEAQDGHDLVEWAGVQDWCNGKVGLSGVSYLAIIQWLVAATRPPHLAAINPWEGLSDMYREFAFHGGIPETFFSPVWQKSISYSIGCVEDVPEMMKAHPQFDDYWASKVADFSKIEVPAFVVASWADQGLHLRGTLEAYKRVASRDKWLVIHGRKKWENYHQPDNVEKQRIFFDHFLKGIGNEVPRWPKVRLEVRDRYYVGKVRNENEWPLARTEYRKLFLDARSGALRASPLKARSSVSYDAPGDESRCPAAYRDERAQFDYVFRKTTELTGHMKLKLWVEAVGADDMDIFIAVQKFDRHGKYVPFAAFSALEDGPVALGWLRASHRELDEERSTPHQPWLLHRRQMKLKSGVPTPVEIEIWPSGTRFKAGERLRVVVQGSDIYKYARWMVLARHPKTINAGRHVIHTGGRCDSHLLVPVVAAGS